ATCTCGGGGTAAAAATCAAGCCTCACTTTTTAGCGTCTAAACGTATTTTTTGCATGTGCCAGAATATTCAGCCTTCTGGCACATAGATTTGATGCTACTCTTTTGATTCTTCTTTTTTGCGCTCATGTAGTGCTGCTTTTGCCATCAAGTGAGCACTCACTGGTGCTGTAATGAACAAAAAGAGCGTAATAAGCACTTCATGTAGACTAATTTCACCTTTAAAAGTAATGTAATACAAAGTAGAGGCAATCAAAATGGATCCCACGCCCAGCGTTGTTGCCTTGGTTGGCCCATGCAAACGCATAAAAAAATCTGGCAATTTAATAAGTCCAATAGAGCCCACAAGGGTAAAAAAAGCTCCCAGTAATATTAGAAGAGAAATAATAATTTCCATAACGCCCCCTACTCGATAATATCGCCACGTAGCAAATATTTGCTAAGGGCAACAGTACCAACAAAACCCATCAGCGCAATCAAGAGTGCCGCTTCAAAAT
Above is a genomic segment from Sulfurospirillum tamanense containing:
- a CDS encoding Na+/H+ antiporter subunit G; this encodes MEIIISLLILLGAFFTLVGSIGLIKLPDFFMRLHGPTKATTLGVGSILIASTLYYITFKGEISLHEVLITLFLFITAPVSAHLMAKAALHERKKEESKE